The Haloferax volcanii DS2 DNA segment GCAGTTTTCCTTTGCGCGCTGGGCGAGGTCGTCGAACGTCTCCTCGTCGATGCCGGGCACGTCGGCGTCGAGCGTCAGGTCGATGCGCGAGATTTCGAAGCCGCCGCCGTCGGCCGGGTCAAGATGCACGTCGGCCGCGGTGTGGAGGCTCGTCGGCGCGTAGCCCTCGCCTTCGAGGAACGCGGTCAACTGCATCGAGAAACAGCCGGAGTGGGCCGCGCCGATGAGCTCCTCGGGGTTCGACCCGAGTTCGTCTTCGAACCGCGTCGGGAACGTGAACGTCCCCTCGACGGTCCCGCTCTCGGTCGAGAACTCGCCGCTTCCGTCTTTGCCGCCGGTCCACGTGGTCTCCGCCTTGTGCGTGGGCATGACACGCACACTACGGTCGCAAGCGATATGGAGATAGCGGCGACGAAGCGTTCGAGGGGACCGAACCGGCGGGATGCGGAGGTACCGGGTGGCCCGTCACAGGCCGCTCCAGAGCGCCGCGACGCCGAACCCGACGATGACGACGCCCGCGAGTTGGTTCACCCGACGGAGGACCGCCGGGGTGACTCGCTCCCGGACGCGGTCGACGGCGGCGCTCAGGACGAACCACCAGAGCGCCGACCCGGCGAAGACGCCCGCGACGAGGACTGCCGCCGCGAGGTAGTCGCCCGAGACGCCGACACCCAA contains these protein-coding regions:
- a CDS encoding OsmC family protein produces the protein MPTHKAETTWTGGKDGSGEFSTESGTVEGTFTFPTRFEDELGSNPEELIGAAHSGCFSMQLTAFLEGEGYAPTSLHTAADVHLDPADGGGFEISRIDLTLDADVPGIDEETFDDLAQRAKENCPVSKALAGPELTLTATLA